A window of Amycolatopsis australiensis contains these coding sequences:
- a CDS encoding AI-2E family transporter, whose protein sequence is MGTPGKPLDRRSPFFAGLTAAAGVVVTVAVVEVVLAASDVLLLIGIAFFIAVGLEPVTGRLARRMPRALAAAVVVTAGLAVFAAAVAGAAVPLGDQIGQLRDGAPHYLALLRDPATLLGRANQAFDLEATVRGIHVADVAKSLAGVLGDAAIVVILSTYFVADFPRVRTALYRLAPRSRRPRVILIGDAVFRKVGAYLVGNVVVSLIAGVLTFAWLSAFGVPYPLVLALLVAVLDLVPVAGSVAAGVGTSLVALTVSVPVGLATAGFFVAYRVVEDYLLLPKIVGRAVRIPALVTVVAVLLGFELLGVVGAFVAVPVAAAVLLVVREVAVHRLDRT, encoded by the coding sequence TTGGGAACACCGGGAAAGCCGCTCGACCGCCGGTCGCCGTTCTTCGCCGGGCTGACGGCCGCCGCCGGGGTCGTCGTCACGGTCGCGGTCGTCGAGGTCGTCCTCGCCGCGTCCGACGTGCTGCTGCTCATCGGGATCGCGTTCTTCATCGCGGTGGGCCTGGAACCGGTCACCGGGCGGCTCGCGCGCCGGATGCCGCGTGCCCTCGCCGCCGCCGTCGTCGTCACGGCCGGGCTGGCCGTGTTCGCCGCCGCGGTCGCCGGTGCCGCCGTCCCGCTCGGCGACCAGATCGGGCAGCTGCGGGACGGCGCGCCGCACTACCTGGCGCTGCTGCGCGACCCCGCCACTCTGCTGGGCCGGGCGAACCAGGCGTTCGACCTCGAGGCCACCGTCCGGGGCATCCACGTGGCCGACGTGGCCAAGTCGCTCGCCGGCGTGCTCGGTGACGCGGCCATCGTCGTCATCCTCAGCACCTACTTCGTCGCCGACTTCCCGCGGGTGCGCACGGCGCTGTACCGGCTGGCCCCGCGTTCGCGACGGCCGCGTGTGATCCTCATCGGCGACGCGGTCTTCCGGAAGGTGGGGGCCTACCTGGTCGGCAACGTCGTCGTGTCGCTGATCGCCGGGGTGCTGACGTTCGCCTGGCTCTCGGCCTTCGGCGTGCCGTACCCGCTCGTGCTCGCTCTGCTCGTCGCCGTGCTCGACCTCGTCCCGGTCGCCGGTTCGGTGGCGGCCGGGGTCGGCACCAGTCTGGTCGCGCTCACCGTCTCGGTGCCGGTGGGCCTGGCGACCGCCGGCTTCTTCGTCGCCTACCGCGTCGTCGAGGACTACCTGCTGCTGCCGAAGATCGTCGGCCGCGCGGTGCGGATCCCCGCGCTCGTCACCGTGGTCGCGGTGCTCCTCGGCTTCGAGCTGCTCGGCGTGGTCGGCGCGTTCGTGGCGGTGCCGGTCGCGGCGGCCGTGCTGCTGGTGGTCCGTGAAGTGGCGGTGCACCGGCTCGACCGGACGTGA
- a CDS encoding WGxxGxxG family protein — MNRTARNLLAAATAAAAIALPGAAPASAAPAPASPVPAWHQADNDGTNDGTTRDDNGDNGLWGLLGLLGLLGLAGLVKRGPKRDAMAGYPAGGTSRGPAYPPGEAAPPANTYPPAEPRRNPPGV; from the coding sequence ATGAACCGGACGGCAAGGAACCTGCTGGCCGCCGCCACGGCGGCGGCCGCCATCGCACTGCCCGGCGCGGCGCCGGCCTCGGCCGCCCCCGCACCGGCGTCGCCGGTACCGGCGTGGCACCAGGCGGACAACGACGGCACGAACGACGGCACCACCCGCGACGACAACGGCGACAACGGGCTGTGGGGCCTGCTGGGGCTGCTGGGCTTGCTGGGGCTGGCGGGCCTGGTCAAGCGCGGGCCGAAGCGGGACGCGATGGCGGGGTACCCGGCGGGCGGGACTTCCCGGGGTCCGGCGTACCCGCCGGGTGAGGCAGCGCCGCCGGCGAACACGTACCCGCCGGCGGAACCGCGCCGCAACCCGCCGGGCGTCTGA
- a CDS encoding polysaccharide deacetylase family protein has product MRSLFRFGAGCAVAVAVAACGGPAPVAPKTAPPSPATAAPARVTPALARQVGADELGRIPILMYHRIVAQPHSVYDRTPADFTAELQRLAAEDYVPITTAELVARRIDIPAGAHPVVLTFDDGDPSVFALTPQGQPAPGTAIRILLDVAAAHPRFRPVASLYVNEHPFGAADGGPELRWLAGHGFEIGNHTRHHTNLRTASESEVTAAITEEDTALRANGYQPTTLALPYGTHPHRPELALRGPGYSYGGALLVGAGPAPSPCAREFEPGSIPRIRSQSTGKEAEYGSAHWLDELAKPEGHRYTSDGDPATVAYPRSGPAPAPACASVGLAY; this is encoded by the coding sequence ATGCGTAGCCTTTTCCGGTTCGGCGCGGGGTGTGCCGTCGCCGTCGCCGTGGCCGCCTGCGGTGGTCCGGCTCCCGTGGCGCCGAAGACCGCGCCGCCGTCGCCCGCGACCGCCGCGCCGGCCCGCGTCACGCCCGCGCTGGCGCGTCAGGTCGGCGCCGACGAGCTCGGCCGGATCCCGATCCTCATGTACCACCGGATCGTGGCGCAGCCGCATTCGGTCTACGACCGGACGCCGGCGGACTTCACCGCCGAACTGCAGCGGCTGGCCGCGGAAGACTACGTGCCGATCACGACGGCCGAGCTGGTGGCGCGCCGCATCGACATCCCGGCGGGCGCGCACCCGGTGGTCCTGACGTTCGACGACGGCGACCCGAGCGTGTTCGCCCTGACGCCGCAGGGACAACCGGCGCCGGGCACGGCGATCCGGATCCTGCTGGACGTCGCGGCGGCGCACCCGCGGTTCCGGCCGGTGGCGAGCCTGTACGTCAACGAGCACCCGTTCGGCGCGGCGGACGGCGGCCCGGAGCTGCGCTGGCTGGCCGGCCACGGCTTCGAGATCGGCAACCACACGCGTCACCACACGAACCTCCGCACGGCGTCGGAGAGCGAGGTGACGGCGGCGATCACGGAGGAGGACACGGCACTCCGCGCGAACGGCTACCAGCCGACGACGCTGGCCCTGCCGTACGGCACCCACCCGCACCGTCCGGAGCTGGCGCTGCGCGGCCCGGGGTATTCGTACGGCGGCGCGCTGCTGGTGGGAGCCGGCCCGGCGCCTTCGCCGTGCGCACGCGAGTTCGAGCCGGGCTCCATCCCGCGGATCAGGTCCCAGTCGACGGGCAAGGAAGCGGAGTACGGCTCGGCGCACTGGCTCGACGAGCTGGCCAAGCCGGAGGGCCACCGCTACACGTCGGACGGCGACCCGGCAACGGTGGCGTATCCGCGTTCGGGCCCCGCCCCGGCCCCGGCCTGTGCGAGCGTGGGTCTTGCCTACTGA
- a CDS encoding DUF3152 domain-containing protein, producing MLLEVPKPKTEPEHEPERETPAQPVPWWPPAVLVFAVALAVTLLLLPRAAEPRRLAGAAQPMPLTSAPTTTAKKPAPAELPDGGPVTPAGAGTWRVQPGPQTLAGTGGKEVTYTIEVEDGVDAPGFAGQVDAILADPRGWIGRGEVRFRRETSADAEPQVRISLTTPATSRRLCGFAIPYDSSCHLTHRIVVNLARWVRGAHSFDGDLTGYRAYAVNHEMGHELGFGHVGCPAPGAPAPVMMQQTFGLSNSYLADLNRAEPGAATRVPADGAVCRPNPWVG from the coding sequence ATGCTCCTCGAAGTCCCGAAACCGAAAACCGAACCGGAGCACGAGCCAGAGCGGGAAACACCCGCCCAGCCCGTCCCGTGGTGGCCACCCGCAGTACTGGTCTTCGCCGTCGCTCTCGCCGTCACCCTGCTTCTCCTCCCCCGGGCCGCCGAGCCCCGGCGGCTCGCCGGTGCCGCTCAGCCGATGCCGCTCACCTCCGCGCCCACCACCACCGCCAAGAAACCCGCGCCCGCCGAACTGCCCGACGGCGGTCCCGTCACCCCCGCCGGTGCCGGGACCTGGCGCGTCCAGCCCGGTCCGCAGACCCTCGCCGGCACCGGTGGGAAGGAAGTCACCTACACCATCGAAGTCGAAGACGGCGTCGACGCTCCCGGATTCGCCGGCCAGGTCGACGCGATCCTCGCCGATCCGCGCGGGTGGATCGGCCGCGGGGAAGTCCGGTTCCGGCGGGAAACCTCGGCCGACGCCGAACCCCAGGTGCGGATCAGCCTCACCACCCCCGCCACCAGCCGCCGGCTCTGCGGGTTCGCCATTCCCTACGACTCGTCCTGCCACCTGACCCACCGGATCGTCGTCAACCTCGCCCGCTGGGTCCGCGGTGCCCACTCCTTCGACGGCGACCTGACCGGCTACCGCGCCTACGCCGTCAACCACGAGATGGGGCACGAACTCGGCTTCGGGCACGTCGGCTGCCCCGCACCCGGCGCGCCCGCGCCCGTGATGATGCAGCAGACCTTCGGCCTCTCCAACAGCTACCTCGCCGACCTCAACCGCGCCGAACCCGGTGCCGCGACCCGCGTCCCGGCGGACGGGGCCGTCTGCCGGCCCAACCCCTGGGTCGGCTGA
- a CDS encoding extracellular solute-binding protein, whose amino-acid sequence MVRKLLAGAGVVLLLAGCGGVGSGNDGGGPATLTTMGFGLGDEIATTRADLAGKAIAPATVKIGGSAFDAQQFLAAVASHTPPDLVYLDRQLLGTYAARGTLEPLTDCIAKQHIDVGQYRPAALQEVTLDGKVYGLPEFYDNRVLLVNDAAVEAGGLRPGDVDPADRDKLATAARTLTARAANGGLSRIGFDPKIPEFLPLWARAAGVQMLSEDGRTAHLDDPRLVGVLEYTKSLIDAQGGWGSVKAFRDSFDFFGEKNPFKQGQLASTLMDDWYLNVLANYSPDVRVSAAPFTDTAGKPIDWVTGSAWVIPAGSTHKDQACAWIKTMTDAQTWIAAAKARAEKRRAAGKAFTGVYTGNRVADQEIFGSLVRLKDRPQFDAAVQTVLHAQESAFTMPASPAGSEFKTAWQNAVNRVLSGEQKPADALRQAQQEAQRALDAAVAHR is encoded by the coding sequence ATGGTGCGGAAACTTCTCGCCGGCGCGGGTGTGGTCCTGCTGCTCGCCGGGTGTGGCGGCGTCGGCTCCGGGAACGACGGCGGTGGCCCGGCCACCCTCACCACGATGGGGTTCGGGCTCGGCGACGAGATTGCCACGACCCGCGCCGACCTGGCCGGGAAGGCGATCGCCCCGGCGACGGTGAAGATCGGCGGCAGCGCCTTCGACGCCCAGCAGTTCCTGGCCGCCGTCGCGTCGCACACCCCACCCGACCTCGTCTACCTCGACCGGCAGCTGCTCGGCACCTACGCCGCTCGCGGCACGCTCGAGCCACTGACCGATTGCATCGCGAAGCAGCACATCGACGTCGGCCAGTACCGGCCCGCCGCGCTCCAGGAAGTCACTCTCGACGGAAAGGTCTACGGCCTGCCCGAGTTCTACGACAACCGGGTCCTGCTGGTCAACGACGCCGCCGTCGAAGCGGGCGGCCTGCGCCCGGGCGACGTCGACCCGGCCGACCGCGACAAGCTGGCCACCGCCGCCCGGACGCTGACCGCGCGCGCCGCGAACGGCGGGCTGTCGCGGATCGGGTTCGACCCGAAGATCCCCGAGTTCCTGCCGCTGTGGGCCAGGGCCGCCGGGGTGCAGATGCTGAGCGAAGACGGCCGGACCGCGCACCTCGACGACCCGCGGCTCGTCGGCGTCCTCGAATACACGAAGTCGCTGATCGACGCGCAGGGCGGCTGGGGCTCGGTGAAGGCCTTCCGCGACTCGTTCGACTTCTTCGGCGAGAAGAACCCCTTCAAGCAGGGCCAGCTGGCCTCGACCCTGATGGACGACTGGTACCTCAACGTCCTCGCCAACTACTCGCCGGACGTGCGGGTGTCCGCGGCGCCGTTCACCGACACCGCGGGCAAGCCGATCGACTGGGTCACCGGCAGCGCGTGGGTGATCCCGGCCGGCAGCACCCACAAGGACCAGGCCTGCGCGTGGATCAAGACGATGACCGACGCGCAGACGTGGATCGCCGCCGCGAAGGCCCGCGCGGAGAAGCGCCGCGCCGCCGGCAAGGCGTTCACCGGCGTCTACACCGGCAACCGCGTCGCGGACCAGGAGATCTTCGGCAGCCTCGTGCGGCTGAAGGACCGGCCGCAGTTCGACGCCGCCGTGCAGACCGTGCTGCACGCGCAGGAAAGCGCGTTCACGATGCCCGCGTCCCCAGCCGGCTCGGAGTTCAAGACGGCGTGGCAGAACGCCGTCAACCGGGTGCTGTCGGGCGAGCAGAAACCCGCCGACGCGCTGCGCCAAGCGCAACAGGAGGCCCAGCGAGCGCTCGACGCCGCGGTGGCCCACCGGTGA
- a CDS encoding carbohydrate ABC transporter permease: protein MKRRTKEAWAAYAFLSPWMIGFLIFMAVPMVASLVLSFTDYDALRSPDAVGWTNYRRLFDDPAVRKSLVNTLVYTVLSVPSTMAVSLALASLLSRAGRRWAGFFRTVFYLPEITPKVAVGVLFLILFNGQAGLVNAVLGLVGIDGPQWSTDPLWVKPGLVLMHLWSVGSTVVIYLAALQGVPRELYEAAELDGASAWQRFRRITVPMISGALFFTLIVQTIAALQSFDEAYTAFYGSAASATYSSDAALFYLIYLFQQAFEFLHLGYASAMAWLLFLVILAITLVQVRLSRRFVHYEGGDR, encoded by the coding sequence GTGAAGAGGCGCACGAAAGAAGCCTGGGCCGCCTACGCTTTCCTGTCGCCGTGGATGATCGGGTTCCTCATCTTCATGGCCGTCCCGATGGTCGCCAGCCTGGTCCTGTCCTTCACCGACTACGACGCGCTGCGGTCGCCGGACGCGGTCGGCTGGACGAACTACCGGCGGTTGTTCGACGACCCGGCCGTGCGCAAGAGCCTGGTCAACACGCTGGTGTACACGGTGTTGTCGGTGCCGTCCACCATGGCCGTCTCCCTCGCGCTGGCCTCGCTGCTCAGCCGCGCCGGACGGCGGTGGGCCGGGTTCTTCCGCACGGTGTTCTACCTGCCCGAGATCACCCCGAAGGTCGCTGTCGGCGTGCTGTTCCTCATCCTGTTCAACGGCCAGGCCGGCCTGGTCAACGCCGTGCTGGGGCTGGTCGGCATCGACGGTCCACAGTGGAGCACCGATCCGCTGTGGGTGAAACCCGGGCTCGTGCTCATGCACCTGTGGTCGGTGGGCAGCACGGTGGTGATCTACCTGGCCGCGCTGCAGGGCGTGCCGCGTGAACTGTACGAGGCCGCGGAACTGGACGGCGCGTCGGCGTGGCAGCGGTTCCGGCGGATCACCGTGCCGATGATCAGCGGCGCGCTGTTCTTCACCCTCATCGTCCAGACGATCGCGGCGCTGCAGTCGTTCGACGAGGCCTACACCGCCTTCTACGGCTCCGCGGCATCGGCGACCTACAGCAGCGATGCGGCGTTGTTCTACCTGATCTACCTGTTCCAGCAGGCGTTCGAGTTCCTGCATCTCGGCTACGCGTCGGCGATGGCGTGGCTGCTGTTCCTCGTCATCCTGGCGATCACGCTCGTGCAGGTGCGCCTCAGCCGGCGGTTCGTCCACTACGAAGGGGGCGACCGGTGA
- a CDS encoding carbohydrate ABC transporter permease gives MTLTAATVLFLYPFVWLLSASVKPRPQVFDNALIPRNWAWGNYVEIWHAAPVAAWFLNSVVVSVTAAAAVTLTSSLVAFGFAYFRFPGRTALFGLVLATMMLPAAVTMIPVYLIWNSVGLAHTQVPLWAGNLFGSAFYIFLLRQFFLGLPREVFEAARVDGANHWTLFWRIAVPLCRPALIVSFVFELKASWSDLLKPLIYLRDPALYTLPRGLKALSDQFGQAGEQRWEIVLAGSVITTVPLLIVFFLAQRHFLAGITTDSRRG, from the coding sequence GTGACCCTCACGGCGGCGACCGTCCTGTTCCTCTACCCGTTCGTGTGGTTGCTCAGCGCCTCGGTGAAACCGCGCCCGCAGGTGTTCGACAACGCGCTGATCCCGCGGAACTGGGCGTGGGGCAACTACGTCGAGATCTGGCACGCGGCTCCGGTGGCGGCGTGGTTCCTCAACAGCGTGGTGGTCTCGGTGACGGCGGCCGCCGCGGTCACGCTGACCAGCTCGCTGGTCGCGTTCGGGTTCGCGTACTTCCGCTTCCCCGGCCGCACCGCGCTGTTCGGCCTGGTGCTGGCGACGATGATGCTGCCCGCCGCGGTGACGATGATCCCGGTCTACCTGATCTGGAACAGCGTCGGCCTCGCGCACACGCAGGTCCCGCTGTGGGCGGGCAACCTGTTCGGCAGCGCGTTCTACATCTTCCTGCTGCGCCAGTTCTTCCTCGGCCTGCCGCGCGAAGTGTTCGAAGCGGCCCGGGTCGACGGCGCGAACCACTGGACGCTCTTCTGGCGCATCGCCGTGCCGCTCTGCCGTCCCGCCTTGATCGTCAGCTTCGTGTTCGAGCTCAAGGCCAGCTGGTCGGACCTGCTCAAGCCGCTGATCTACCTGCGCGACCCGGCGCTGTACACGCTTCCGCGCGGCCTGAAGGCGCTGTCCGACCAGTTCGGCCAGGCGGGTGAACAGCGCTGGGAGATCGTGCTGGCGGGCAGTGTCATCACGACCGTGCCGCTGCTGATCGTCTTCTTCCTCGCGCAACGCCACTTCCTGGCCGGGATCACCACCGACAGCCGGCGGGGCTGA
- a CDS encoding geranyl diphosphate 2-C-methyltransferase has translation MTALDQPVARTAYQQSVADYWNAEKDPVNLRLGDVDGLYHHHYGVGDYDPAVLDTPEDRRDEAIIAEMHRLETAQADVLLDHLGPISPGDRLLDAGCGRGGTSVMAHLRFGCQVDGISISEQQVAFANEHVRQRGIDGSVRYHLRNMLDTGFESGIFQGIWNNESTMYVDLHALFAEHARQLKPGGRYVTITGCYNDVTGGRSRAVSQIDQHYICNIHARGDYFKALSDNGFVPINVVDLTAATIPYWELRAKSSVATGIEQPFLTAYREGSFHYLLIAADRV, from the coding sequence ATGACGGCTCTCGACCAGCCCGTGGCCCGCACCGCGTACCAGCAGTCGGTCGCCGACTACTGGAACGCGGAAAAGGACCCGGTGAACCTCCGGCTGGGGGACGTCGACGGTCTCTACCACCACCACTACGGCGTCGGCGACTACGACCCGGCGGTGCTCGACACGCCCGAAGACCGGCGCGACGAAGCGATCATCGCCGAGATGCACCGGCTCGAGACCGCGCAGGCCGACGTCCTGCTCGACCACCTCGGCCCGATCTCGCCGGGCGACCGGCTGCTCGACGCCGGCTGCGGGCGCGGCGGCACGAGCGTCATGGCCCACCTGCGGTTCGGCTGCCAGGTCGACGGGATCTCCATCTCCGAGCAGCAGGTGGCGTTCGCGAACGAGCACGTGCGGCAGCGCGGCATCGACGGCTCGGTGCGCTATCACCTGCGCAACATGCTCGACACGGGGTTCGAGTCCGGGATCTTCCAGGGCATCTGGAACAACGAGAGCACGATGTACGTCGACCTGCACGCGTTGTTCGCCGAGCACGCGCGGCAGCTCAAGCCGGGCGGGCGGTACGTGACGATCACCGGGTGCTACAACGACGTCACCGGCGGCCGGTCGCGGGCGGTGAGCCAGATCGACCAGCACTACATCTGCAACATCCACGCCCGCGGCGACTACTTCAAGGCGTTGTCGGACAACGGTTTCGTGCCGATCAACGTGGTCGACCTGACGGCGGCGACGATCCCGTACTGGGAGCTGCGGGCGAAGTCGTCGGTCGCCACCGGGATCGAGCAGCCGTTCCTGACCGCCTATCGCGAAGGCAGCTTCCACTACCTGCTCATCGCCGCCGACCGCGTCTGA
- a CDS encoding family 2 encapsulin nanocompartment cargo protein terpene cyclase has product MTVCPQWTVGAAGPPVGPFGLGTSAARIGTQFAPAPGPDPAYAYLPWGDGSASPLYCPVQGRVDDSLAAEVDRRLVAWAAGCGFTGEGLEQIARAGFGRLVMLAHTDCDDPDRLLVAAQLNATWWAADDYYADDSTLGAAPTELPPRLALVMAAMDPVAPAGEFTAPLEEALRSDPILVGLHSAIEHLGRHGSPVLVQRVCYATFSMFVSWDAYAAWRHTGRYPPAWEYLAARQHDSFYTSMTLVDAVGGYELPAPFYYDPRVRAAMMRAGTASVLVNDLHSVAKDAADEKPVCNMVLQIAADRGCPVGEAVEATVDLHNQIVHEFEEGHRELMAVPSPELQRFLVGVRSWMGGGFTWHATNPRYQS; this is encoded by the coding sequence ATGACGGTGTGTCCGCAGTGGACGGTCGGGGCGGCGGGCCCGCCGGTGGGGCCGTTCGGTCTCGGCACGTCGGCGGCGCGGATCGGGACCCAGTTCGCCCCGGCGCCGGGGCCGGATCCGGCCTACGCGTACCTGCCGTGGGGTGACGGCAGCGCGTCGCCGTTGTACTGCCCCGTCCAGGGCCGCGTCGACGACAGCCTGGCCGCGGAAGTCGACCGGCGGCTGGTGGCGTGGGCGGCCGGCTGCGGCTTCACCGGCGAAGGCCTGGAGCAGATCGCGCGAGCCGGCTTCGGCAGGCTGGTCATGCTGGCCCACACCGACTGCGACGACCCCGACCGGCTGCTGGTCGCGGCCCAGCTGAACGCCACGTGGTGGGCGGCCGACGACTACTACGCCGACGACAGCACGCTCGGCGCGGCGCCCACCGAGCTCCCGCCGCGGCTGGCGCTCGTCATGGCGGCCATGGACCCGGTCGCGCCGGCCGGGGAGTTCACGGCCCCGCTGGAGGAGGCCCTGCGGTCGGACCCGATCCTGGTCGGGCTGCACTCGGCGATCGAGCACCTGGGCAGGCACGGCTCGCCGGTGCTGGTGCAGCGCGTCTGCTACGCGACGTTCTCGATGTTCGTCAGCTGGGACGCCTACGCGGCGTGGCGTCACACCGGCCGCTACCCGCCGGCGTGGGAGTACCTGGCCGCACGTCAGCACGACAGCTTCTACACGTCGATGACGCTCGTCGACGCCGTCGGCGGTTACGAGCTGCCCGCGCCGTTCTACTACGACCCGCGCGTGCGGGCGGCGATGATGCGGGCCGGGACGGCGTCGGTGCTGGTCAACGACCTGCATTCGGTCGCGAAGGACGCGGCCGACGAGAAACCGGTCTGCAACATGGTGCTGCAGATCGCCGCCGACCGCGGCTGCCCGGTCGGCGAGGCGGTGGAGGCCACCGTCGACCTGCACAACCAGATCGTCCACGAGTTCGAGGAGGGCCACCGGGAGCTGATGGCCGTGCCGTCCCCGGAGCTGCAGCGGTTCCTCGTGGGTGTCCGCTCGTGGATGGGCGGCGGCTTCACCTGGCACGCCACCAACCCGCGTTACCAGTCTTGA
- a CDS encoding family 2B encapsulin nanocompartment shell protein produces MTVTDPVESDEQAPLSLGRAAARTLATTTKSVPQMQGISSRWLLRVLPWVEVSGGTYRVNRRLSYAVGDGRVTFTSTGSQVRVIPPELGELAPLRGFADEEVLAELADRFTQAEYQPGDALVEFGSPADQVFLIAHGKISKVGTGAYGDQTVLGTLADGDYFGEAALLSGEEIWEFTAKAVTACTVLTLPRAAFEDVLSRSENLQAHLHEFAARGSGARNDHGEAEIALASGHDGEPVLPGTYVDYDAQPREYELSVAQTVLRVHSRVADLYNQPMNQIEQQLRLTVEALRERQEHELINNPGFGLLHNADFAQRIPTRTGPPTPDDLDELLALVWKDPGFFLAHPKTIAAFGRECTKAGIYPDTVDLGGHQIPAWRGIPILPCNKIPVTDTRTSSILLMRTGEQAQGVVGLHQTGLPDEYQPGLNVRFMGISDQAIISYLVSAYYSAAVLVPDALAILEAAELGRES; encoded by the coding sequence GTGACTGTGACCGACCCGGTGGAATCCGACGAGCAGGCGCCGTTGAGTTTGGGGCGGGCCGCGGCCCGGACGTTGGCGACGACGACGAAGTCGGTGCCGCAGATGCAGGGCATTTCCTCGCGGTGGCTGCTGCGGGTGCTGCCGTGGGTGGAGGTCTCGGGCGGCACCTACCGGGTGAACCGGCGCCTGTCGTATGCGGTCGGGGACGGGCGGGTCACGTTCACCTCGACCGGCAGCCAGGTGCGGGTGATCCCGCCGGAGCTGGGCGAGCTGGCCCCGCTGCGCGGGTTCGCCGACGAGGAAGTCCTGGCCGAGCTGGCCGACCGGTTCACCCAGGCCGAGTACCAGCCGGGGGACGCGCTGGTGGAGTTCGGGTCACCGGCCGATCAGGTGTTCCTGATCGCCCACGGCAAGATCAGCAAGGTCGGGACCGGCGCCTACGGCGACCAGACCGTGCTGGGCACCCTGGCCGACGGTGACTACTTCGGCGAAGCCGCCCTGCTCTCCGGCGAGGAGATCTGGGAGTTCACCGCCAAGGCCGTCACCGCCTGCACCGTGCTCACCCTGCCCCGGGCAGCGTTCGAGGACGTGCTGTCCCGCTCGGAAAACCTGCAGGCGCACCTGCACGAATTCGCAGCACGCGGGTCGGGGGCCCGCAACGACCACGGCGAGGCGGAAATCGCGCTGGCCTCCGGACACGACGGGGAACCGGTCCTGCCGGGCACCTACGTCGACTACGACGCCCAGCCACGGGAATACGAACTGTCGGTGGCCCAGACCGTGCTGCGGGTGCATTCCCGGGTGGCGGATCTGTACAACCAGCCGATGAACCAGATCGAGCAGCAGCTGCGCCTGACCGTGGAAGCCCTGCGGGAACGACAGGAACACGAACTGATCAACAACCCCGGGTTCGGGTTGCTGCACAACGCCGACTTCGCCCAGCGCATCCCCACCCGCACCGGCCCACCCACCCCCGACGACCTCGACGAACTGCTCGCGCTGGTGTGGAAAGACCCCGGGTTCTTCCTCGCCCACCCCAAAACCATCGCCGCGTTCGGCCGGGAATGCACCAAAGCCGGCATCTACCCCGACACGGTCGACCTCGGCGGCCACCAGATCCCGGCCTGGCGCGGCATCCCCATCCTGCCCTGCAACAAAATCCCCGTCACCGACACCCGCACCAGCTCCATCCTGCTGATGCGCACCGGCGAACAAGCCCAAGGCGTGGTCGGACTGCACCAAACCGGGCTCCCCGACGAATACCAGCCCGGCCTCAACGTCCGGTTCATGGGCATCTCCGACCAGGCCATCATCTCCTACCTCGTCTCCGCCTACTACTCCGCCGCCGTCCTCGTCCCCGACGCCCTCGCCATCCTCGAAGCCGCCGAACTCGGCCGCGAAAGCTGA